Proteins found in one Triticum aestivum cultivar Chinese Spring chromosome 4D, IWGSC CS RefSeq v2.1, whole genome shotgun sequence genomic segment:
- the LOC123100806 gene encoding cytochrome P450 87A3 — MDMEEGYYFYSYASLCGALAVIVAGWLVYRWMSPPCNTGRLPPGSMGFPLIGETFRFFKPSPSIDIPAFYKQRLKRYGPLFKTNLVGQPLVVSMDAEVNRFIFQQEGKLFRSWYPDTTNIIFGKESLASCDGSLHKFVRSFAARLFGVDSLRDVLLAEMEHNVARSFAAWAAEPEGIEVKDVVSTMIFDLMAKKLIGFGPEKSRKLRKNLDVFFQGMVSFPLYFPGTAFYKCIQGRKNVQKVLKDLLKERLGAPQKRHGDFLDEVVDELQSGPGMLNEKFAIDLVGALLFASFATVSSSLTVAMKFLSDQPSMVEALKEEHEAILKKRAGANTSAITWEEYKSMAFTAQVTNEIVRLSNVAPGIFRKTLTDVQVKGYTIPAGWLVMISPISVNLNPELYEDPLAFNPWRWQDESKKSTLLKNFMPFGGGLRLCVGAEFSRIQIALFLHTLVTKYRWKEIKGGEVQRISEIVFPKGYHIQIIPREESIN, encoded by the exons ATGGACATGGAGGAGGGCTACTACTTCTACTCGTACGCATCGCTCTGCGGCGCCCTTGCCGTTATAGTAGCAGGTTGGCTCGTGTACAGGTGGATGAGTCCTCCCTGCAACACCGGGAGGCTCCCTCCCGGATCCATGGGCTTCCCCCTCATCGGCGAGACCTTCCGCTTCTTCAAGCCAAGCCCTTCTATTGACATCCCAGCCTTCTACAAGCAAAGGCTCAAAAG GTACGGTCCGTTGTTCAAGACGAACCTGGTGGGGCAGCCGTTGGTGGTGTCCATGGACGCCGAGGTGAACCGCTTCATCTTCCAGCAGGAAGGCAAGCTGTTCCGGAGCTGGTACCCGGACACCACCAACATCATCTTTGGAAAGGAGAGCCTCGCCTCCTGCGACGGCTCCCTCCACAAGTTCGTCCGCAGCTTCGCCGCCAGGCTCTTCGGCGTCGACAGCCTCCGGGACGTGCTCCTCGCCGAAATGGAGCACAACGTGGCGCGGAGCTTCGCCGCGTGGGCCGCGGAGCCTGAAGGAATCGAGGTCAAGGACGTGGTGTCCACG ATGATATTTGACCTCATGGCCAAGAAGCTTATTGGTTTTGGCCCCGAAAAGTCAAGGAAACTTAGGAAGAATTTGGATGTCTTCTTCCAGGGAATGGTCTCCTTCCCGCTGTATTTCCCTGGGACAGCATTCTACAAATGCATACAG GGAAGGAAAAACGTGCAAAAGGTACTCAAGGACTTGCTAAAAGAAAGGCTCGGTGCACCTCAAAAGAGACACGGTGATTTCCttgacgaggtcgtcgatgagctaCAGAGCGGGCCGGGAATGTTGAACGAGAAATTCGCCATAGATCTGGTGGGCGCCCTCTTGTTCGCCAGCTTTGCGACGGTGTCGTCGTCGCTCACGGTCGCCATGAAATTCCTCAGCGACCAACCCAGTATGGTAGAAGCACTCAAG GAGGAGCATGAAGCGATTTTGAAGAAAAGAGCGGGTGCGAATACCAGTGCGATCACATGGGAAGAATACAAGTCCATGGCATTCACTGCTCAG GTCACGAATGAGATCGTTCGCCTTAGTAACGTGGCCCCTGGAATATTCAGGAAAACACTAACAGATGTGCAAGTGAAAG GCTACACGATCCCCGCGGGTTGGCTGGTGATGATCAGCCCCATATCTGTCAATCTGAACCCAGAATTGTATGAAGATCCCCTAGCCTTTAATCCATGGAGGTGGCAGGATGAGTCGAAGAAGAGCACTCTGCTCAAGAACTTCATGCCGTTCGGAGGGGGGCTAAGGCTTTGTGTGGGCGCAGAGTTCAGCAGAATCCAGATCGCACTCTTCCTTCACACCTTGGTGACAAAGTATAG ATGGAAGGAGATAAAAGGAGGCGAAGTGCAACGCATATCGGAGATCGTGTTTCCAAAGGGCTATCACATCCAAATAATCCCTAGGGAGGAATCGATAAACTGA